The Nerophis lumbriciformis linkage group LG09, RoL_Nlum_v2.1, whole genome shotgun sequence nucleotide sequence tttttttccttctttattatgcatttttggccggtgtgacttatactccggagcgacttatactccgaaaaatacggtatacattaaATGTAATATAGTAGTTGCTTATTTCAAGCATACTGCAGTGCATTAATTTTATAGACGCATCAAAGCGTTCTCTATTTCCAATATAATTCAAAATATAATTCAAATCATTATGAAAGGCTCACTGTACAACAACTACTACTtatcatgacagacttcatgagagacaacaacacaataacacaaccacttactgtacaatgtctgctctcactgggattccGACTGATGGCATGTTTATATCTTTCCGTTTCGATGAAAAATGTATCctaatcctcacgaagggttaaaaaaaggtgGGTGCAAATGAACATATTTTCGTGTCTTTCGCATTTCCGGGtataaattggatgtcaaagttgaccaacttctcggtttatggcctcaaccttctactttccaggtgagaggcatgatttataatctaaaatAACCTTTACCAGCCCAGAGGCGATAGAGAAGCTCACCAAATGATGATGTCAAAATAGCAACATGAGTTAGTTACCTGTCTGTGATCAATGCATCGCTAAAAGCAGGTCCTTAACGttggtgcttataataacaaaatcactaatacttgcttaatattcaggtcacggaatgtaaatgtagtattgttggcaatttttggatgttttttagatggTTTGATGGGCATAATAGACACGCAATAGACACAATGACGCCATGACTTCCAGTAGCTCCAATCCTAGCTGACTTTGCGAGCAAGACATATGTGTTTTgttttacatagggattgtgaatgataagcaaaattaaaagtaaagtgcagttcccacATAAACCAGAAGCGAAACAACTGACCACCAAAACCCCATTCATAAAAAAACACCCCAAAACTTTTTGAAaagatgacaaaaacacaaacaaacacaccaaaaaaaaacaccatggCTCCATAGGCCAGAACAACACGCGATGACCCCTGCGCCAAGAAACCCTACTGTGCGGCCACTCAACCCagtcatacaaaaaaaaatccccaataCAATGTAGGCTTTAGTGACATTTGACTTCATTCCAGCAATCAAACAGAGCCTTGCATTCTTCCTTGCTAAGAATAACAAGGCAGTGttgattttgttgactaaaaatgtttgtcttagttATTGTCAACAACCTATTTTTCCCTGACTCAAATAGGACGATAATGAATCACAACAAATGCACATTGACGGAAACAATAACAAaattaattgacaatttagtcGACGAACATAACAACGAGATAAAAATGTTGACGAAATCTAATCATACAGTATTTAATTTTGTCTCTAGGCAGGTGGGTCAAGTTATGAATCCATACAATCACAGTAGCATGCAGGAGAGGGACGGGAGTAAATCCCagaagggggtgatcaagggtgataggtcaaatgcagagaataatttcgccacatctagtgtgtgtgtgacaatcattggtactttaacttttaacttaaccatgcaataataaatatttaataaaagggctttcaagacaacttcaaagaaGCGCTGTCTTTATATTTTATTTGACAACGTTTACTGTCATTTTAGTTCACTAAAATGTTGAGAAATGTAGTCTACTAGACTATAACTACATTAATATATAtgtctaaaatatgactaaaactagaaAACATTTTCGTCAAAGGACTATGActgaaactaaattaaaaactgttGTCAAAACTAACACTGGTTGGTGGTATGATAAAATAAAAACCTACTTGTTCAACAAGTGTAAGAATCTTcccaaaataatacattttaattaccCGACATGACACCAGCACATCCCTGCTGTTTGAGACAACTGGTTAGCAGAAACCTCCTACAACATTAGACTAAAATAGCGAACCTTTTGTATGTCTCGGATGATCCTAATAACCACAAGGGCCATTTAAgcacattaaaacattacaaaCAACAATAAATAGCAGTGGAAAGTTGTAGTTATGTGTTAGATCTGGAGCTGGAAAGCTACTAGCGCtagcttaccatgaattgattaacgtggaccccaacttaaacaagttgaaaaacttattggggggttaccatttagtggtcaattgtaggaatatgtactgtactgtgctaataaaagtttcaatcaatcaaaaaaaaaaagcttattagCAGGTGGCCTTCTTTTGTATTTACATTCCCACGTAGCTAAACAAGCTGGAATTACCACAATTGCCACCTAGTGTACAAGAGACACACTGCATATGGTCATCAGTCACTTTAGATAAGAGCATGGAAACTAGAACTTCACATGTAgatgtgaaaatagaagaaactatATTATTTAACAAattagactaatttagtgcatataAACAAattgactgtaaaaagtgacatggtGTCAGACAAGGCTGCACAAAGCttcaatgattattttcaaaatagtaaaaagaacatttatatcatgtgctgtcatctgtgtcactaGAAATGTTCTCATTTCAACCTAAAATAATTCCACTTctaactagagaaaacatgttgcaaCAAACTGTATATGAATGTTATGTTCTACACATGCACATTCACATCTACACTACTACAACTGTAGtcaaaaaaacctttaaaaaataGTTACATTATACGTTTTTTCGCGGGATACttacttactcttactcaagtaattattttgatgactacattttacttttacttgagttaaAGATAACGttatagtaccaatgattgtcacacacacacacactaggtgtggtgaaatttgtcctctgcatttgacccatccccttgttcaccccctgggaggtgaggggagcagtgaacagcagcggtggccgtgcccaggaatcatttatggtgatttaacccccaattccaacccttgatgctgagtgcttgaTAACTTCAAAATTAATGGCAGCAActaattgcaaaaaagttggcacaggggcatttttaccactgtgttacatggccttttttttttaacaacactcagtaaacgtttgggaactgaggagaccaatttgaagcttttcaggtggaattatttcccattcttgcttgatatacagcttaacttgttcaacagtccggggtctcagttgtcgtattttacgcttcataatgaaccacacattttcaataggagacaggtctggactacaggcaggccagtctagtaccagcactcttttactacaaagccacgctgttgtaacacgtgcagaatgtggcttggcattgtcttgctgaaataagcaggggcgtccataaaaaaagacgttgcttgaatggcaacatatgttgctccaaaacctgtatgtacctttcagcattaatggcgccttcacagatgtgtaagttacccatgtcttgggcactaatacacccccataccatcacagatgctggcttttcaactgtgcgcctagaacagtccggatggttattttcctctttggtccgggggacacaacgtccacagtttccaaaaacaatttgaaatgtggactagtcagaccacagaatacatttcattttgcatcagtccatcttggatgagcttgggcccagcgaagccggcaacgTTTttcggtgttgttgataaatgactttaacTTTGCTAAGTAGactttttaacttgcacttacagatatagcgacaaactgtagttactggcagtggttttctgaagtgttcctgagctcatgtggtgatatcctttacacactgatgtcgctgtttgatgcagtaccacatgagggatcgaaggtcacgggcattcaatgttggttatcagccttgctgcttacgtgcagtgatttctccagattctttcagaatcttttgataatattacggaccgtagatggtgaaatccctagtaGCTGGTAgagaaatgttattcttaaactgttcgacaatttgctcacgcatttgttgacaaagtggtgaccctcgcctcatccttgtttgtgaatgattgagcatttcatgggagatgcttttatacccaatcatggcgtccacctgttcccaattagcctgttcacctgtgggatgttccaaataagtgtttgatgaacattcctcaactttctcagtcttttttgccatgtgtgccagctttttttaaacatgttgcagccatcaaattctaaatgagttactatttgcaaaaaataacaaagtttaccagtttgaacgttaaatatcttgtctttgcagtctattcaattgaatataggttgaaaaggatttgcaaatctttgtattctgtttttatttaccaacgtgccaacttcactggttttgggttgcgTACTTATTTCCCTATTTTCTGCACAAAAACTTAAATATGGCAACACTGGCAAGCAGtacagaatatggagtgatttttagtccagaacatattttgctttattcattattgatgtatttttggcactttatgttatatatttttatgagGGTTTCAGTTTATTGTGTTATCTATTACTACACCCAAAAACGTggtttcatttattcattcaaagTCCGtctctttgtatttgtgtttgtatttctCTTCTGCTGCTAccgaattgcattattttagtttaagTCTGTTTTTGTTCATCTCTGCTCTTATTTGTatcagcttctgtgtgttctgtcctgaacaaaacgcagtcaTTGTGTCGTGTTTACCTCGCACGAGATGCTGTAGTTGGTGACTCTCCAATGTTGATGGCGACCTTCCCTTACCATACTTGTCTTCTTTGTTGTGGGGAAAGCAATGTAAAAGCTTTCCACAATTCTCGCGGATGAAGCAGCCCCTTGCTGAACAAGAGGGCATTTTTAAACGTcaatatgcataataaaaaaaagggtaatatttaaaaaatggatagctgttgataatccaactcatactgactggtacacacaagctatggagatgatatcagtagaacaaactgcatttagtttagataataatgagtcatatattggaacatgggatccattatttaaatttgtttcaactattaaatgaaccaaagtatgacttattatatatttgtggaaaatgttggacgcggtgtgttgtcgggcttatgggatgtgatgcaagtgtaagccactgtgacactaatttttgaataattttttattaatgtttttaataataatatcaatgagggttctttaatcactgctattttgaaattgttacttatattgatgctgttgtcgataatgttcatttttgtttcactacatttggatttgtgggtcctcaattgctctcaatcgCTCTGTTTATTggtgttcttaatgttgctgggacgggtttggttttggaattggattgcattgttgtggcgttgttgtgtattgttttgttgattgattaataaattcattaaaaaaaattaaaaaagtaacgAGTAAGTGCCGCAAACACATAGCATCAGCCaaagttggtagcagtcatggcgtccTGTAGTCACGTGCGTGCCTTTTAAATGTCATTGAGGAGAAACCGAGTTGGCCCAGTTCTCTTTAAACACGATTCTGGTATGGTGACTGCcatcgactggtcacacttatcattacaccatgtaccaaataaaattgctatgaggtcggtaagcacaaccagaattaatttgtacgggttataaggtgcactgttagtttttgagaaaattaaatgattttaagtgtgtcATATAGTCTGAAAAATGCAGTGACTGGAATTAATCGCAGTAAATTGCTTGACATTTGACACCATTTCacatattttttaatgaatgcaTGTCTTGGTAACAATATTATCTCAAGCCACAttcgggtgtattttgaagtgaaatgtgCCACTGAGCTCATCAGTTGGAATCTCCTCACTCATTTCTTGCACTCTTTCCACTGGCGTATATCACAAGATGTTGACTATTTTAATGTAATTCTCCTCTGCTTACAAGACATATGAATTGTAAGTGGACGGGAAATAAGGAAggtagtgtgtgtgaatgttcaaTAAATagtcgttgtttttttttccaccagggcCTTGTTGAGCTCAGAGCGTCACAgcagacaaaataaaaaaaacgtctgGAAGGACCTTTCTACGCGGTGACCTATGAACATGATGATCGTCATACACAAGAAGAGGAGTATATGATCAAATAATAAACACGCTGTGGAGTTAAGTGGATGACAAAGCCTTTCCAACCAAGAGAAAACTGACCAAAGGAGCTCATCATGATTTCCACAGCCCTCCACTGGTTAGTTTTGGTGTCTTTCATAATCCTGACCATCGGCGGGAACGTGCTGGTATGTTTGGCCGTGGGCCTCAGCCGTCGACTGTGGCGCATCGCTAATTGTTTTGTGGTGTCGCTGGCGGTGACGGATCTGCTGATGGGCCTGCTTGTGCTGCCCTTCTCGGCCACGCTGGAACTACGTGGCGGGAAATGGCCGCTCGGAGGCACCATGTGTAACATCTACATCTCCCTGGATGTCATGCTGTGTGCCGCTTCCATCTTGAGCCTGTTGGCAATCAGCGTCGATCGATACCTGGCCATCTCAGCACCCCTCAGCTACTTGTCCAGAATCACCGCCCCGAGAGTGACAGTGGCCCTTGTTGCCATCTGGGCCTTGTCGCTGGCGGTGTCCTTTGTGTCCATCCACCTGGGCTGGAACACGGCGGACTACAGAGTGCAGCACCTGGACTGGCACGCCAGCGAAGAGGACAAAGAGGGACGTTACTGCCAGTTTGAATGGAATAACAATTACATCATTTTTTATGTCCTGTGCTCATTTTATTTGCCAATGCTGATTATTTGTGGGATGTACCTTTGCATTTTCAGAGTGGCACGACAACAGGTGAGTAACTTAATTAGCAAAGTTTTAATTAACCAATGTCTGTGGACGTTTTCATTCATCCAGGCCATTCAATTGTTCGCATCTGGACTGCTTAGTTtgttttagaagacgtttcgcctgtcACCCATGTAGGCTTCGTCAGTTCATGCTCTCAGGCttggattgatcagatctagtgttagactcAGATcttatctaagtctaagaatttCAACCAATCTACTGTAAATCTAAGACTAAGTcggaccaatgtaagtctaatacTGGTCTTAGGCTGCGTTAAATTTACTCACAGTATTCACATTTAAAGATGGATACCTACAGTATATGCAAACATTCATAtagttatttctttatttgggTCTGAGTCCAACCAAGCAGACACTGAATTGTTTTCAACTAGCTACAAAgacacctttaaaggggaactgcacttgttttggaaatgttgcctattgttcacaatcattatgagagacaataagacagatgtattgttttttatgcattctaactcgtaaataaaggttaaaaaaaagtcagcttacaatggcgtCTATGGAAGGTCTTCTATTCCGTCCATAGAGTCCTCTGAATTACTATCCAAAAGCcgccaataatactccatttacatttcattacctgaatattaaccaaatattagtgatattgttattataataagcgctaacgcagacaaactatttatattaGTACCGTGATTACAGAGCGCTAAGTAGcttgtgctgctatattgacatcaatggctggtgagctgctttcttgtCTTGGGGCTTGTGGAAGTACATTCTAGATCATACATTTTGCCTCTCACTCAGGATGAGGACATAAtttgacaagttggtcaactttggcatccaatttagacccgggaatggcaaaataaattcacaaaaagacgcttggttctacCTACCTGTCAATAAGGGGACTGAGGGGcgttttgttttcccggaatgcaaaggaaagttggcgcgggcacagcgtgaaggtaggtacatgatttaataataactataaaaaggaataaacaaaaggtgcgcacaaggcggaagtacaaaaacgtggctaatgaaacaaaacttgcacaaaggcagaaactatgaacaataaacaaaaacttacttggcatggaactatggtagcatgaagtcaaacagagttagcaggggtgtcagaagtagcatggcatgaagtgagcagaggtatgataggataatgtcaccaggacgatcaacagaaaaagacaggtttaaataacagtggcctgattagtgacaggtgtgtgagttcaaatgaatcaggtgcgtgacatgaggacaggtgaaaactaatggtcgttatggtgacaaaacaaacaagagtgtacaaagagtccaaaaaccaaacctgaacataaccaaaacaaaacatgatcacacaaacatgacacctacctttttcttcgtgaggattatgattcatCCTTTATCTTATTAGGAATATGTAAACATCCTAATAGTCGGCATCCTAGTGAgagaagacattgtacagtaagtgatgttttattatgtatattGGCTCTCATggcgtctgcagtgagtagtaatcagtgatgttgacgAAGGAAAAAGCCAGCTTTgtgatgcatttttaaaatgattgtgtttgtgaaattaatgtgccgccatatgcttaaaatatTCCCATTTTAAATGTGGCTGTTACTAAATTGCATAAATATTTACAGCCTGCATATAAAactttgatggaggtgtttggatgttgtttTAAGCGCCCTATAAGCAGAATAGAGAGACTCCAATAGGCtctagttagaat carries:
- the hrh2b gene encoding histamine receptor H2b, whose amino-acid sequence is MISTALHWLVLVSFIILTIGGNVLVCLAVGLSRRLWRIANCFVVSLAVTDLLMGLLVLPFSATLELRGGKWPLGGTMCNIYISLDVMLCAASILSLLAISVDRYLAISAPLSYLSRITAPRVTVALVAIWALSLAVSFVSIHLGWNTADYRVQHLDWHASEEDKEGRYCQFEWNNNYIIFYVLCSFYLPMLIICGMYLCIFRVARQQVQRIRAATPSFARTASTAAIAREHKATITLAAVLGAFVICWFPYFTFFTCTGIKEHMNPPTTLHSVLLWLGYFNSLLNPILYPALNRDFRKAYAELLFYKGSSRRKLRVYKRSTLSDGQRLSQVSAEHKNTVKETEMNNLNMQNH